One part of the Candidatus Saccharimonadales bacterium genome encodes these proteins:
- a CDS encoding glutamate--tRNA ligase family protein: MSQVILSTETLDRILPTGERTIEEIEATYPPRNLPAGAEVVRVAPSPTGFMHIGTLYMAFICKRLAAQTGGIYYLRIEDTDTKREVEGARELIIEMLENFDLAYDEGPIIGGELGGYGPYSQTKRADIYKTYVRKLLERGLAYPCFATPEELEANAKNQMAQKIRPGYYGEWAVWRDKPESEVVKALDAGKQFVIRFRSTGDVNKRRVVHDLIKGRKELPENDNDIVVLKRIGLPTYHLAHAVDDFLMGTTTILRTDEWFPSTTLHMQLTEALGHKPFVYAHGAPIQKMDGNSRRKLSKRKDPEANVAFFEQEGYPVVAVLEYLLNLANSNFEDWRRANPNLAYKEFEFKLDKMQKNSGALLSMEKLEDISRNYLASLTAKQVFDLVVKWSQKYDQELEVALLADPEYSAKVLSIERDNAKRKDIGKMSDFRDAYGFFFDDIFAQVTEFDFGGVAPADAKALIADFLASYDPADDQQTWFEKLKTVGSKNGFTPDTREFRQNPDKFKGSVAEVAMVLRVALTGRNRSPNLHEMMLVMGKDRVVERFNRI, translated from the coding sequence ATGTCACAAGTTATTTTAAGCACCGAAACTTTAGATAGAATTCTGCCTACGGGTGAAAGAACCATCGAGGAGATTGAAGCCACCTACCCACCTCGCAATTTACCGGCAGGAGCTGAGGTTGTGCGCGTTGCACCGAGCCCAACTGGTTTTATGCACATCGGTACGCTATATATGGCGTTCATTTGCAAGCGTTTGGCGGCTCAGACTGGCGGAATTTATTATCTACGTATTGAGGATACCGACACTAAGCGCGAGGTTGAAGGTGCGCGTGAGCTCATCATAGAAATGCTCGAAAACTTTGATTTGGCGTACGACGAAGGCCCGATTATCGGCGGTGAACTTGGCGGTTATGGTCCATATTCTCAAACAAAGCGAGCCGATATTTACAAGACTTACGTTCGCAAGTTGCTTGAGCGCGGCTTAGCCTACCCTTGTTTTGCAACCCCTGAGGAACTTGAAGCTAATGCCAAAAACCAAATGGCGCAAAAGATTCGCCCTGGCTACTACGGCGAATGGGCGGTTTGGCGCGACAAACCTGAGTCTGAAGTTGTTAAGGCGCTTGATGCGGGCAAGCAATTTGTAATTCGCTTTAGGTCAACTGGCGACGTTAATAAAAGGCGCGTAGTCCACGATCTAATTAAGGGGCGCAAAGAGCTTCCTGAAAATGACAATGATATTGTGGTGCTAAAAAGAATCGGCTTACCAACTTATCATTTGGCGCATGCCGTAGATGACTTTTTGATGGGAACTACAACAATTTTGCGAACGGATGAATGGTTTCCCTCTACAACCTTGCACATGCAGCTTACCGAGGCCCTTGGACATAAGCCGTTTGTTTATGCGCACGGTGCGCCGATTCAGAAGATGGATGGCAACTCTCGCCGCAAGCTCAGCAAACGGAAAGATCCAGAAGCAAATGTCGCCTTTTTTGAACAAGAGGGCTACCCAGTTGTTGCTGTACTTGAGTATTTGTTGAATTTGGCTAACTCCAATTTTGAAGATTGGCGCCGTGCTAACCCAAACTTAGCTTACAAAGAGTTTGAATTTAAGTTGGATAAAATGCAAAAAAACTCTGGCGCTCTTTTGAGTATGGAAAAACTCGAAGACATCAGTCGTAATTATTTGGCTAGCTTAACTGCCAAGCAAGTTTTTGATTTGGTTGTAAAATGGTCGCAAAAATATGACCAAGAGCTCGAGGTTGCGCTGCTTGCCGACCCAGAATACTCTGCTAAAGTTTTGTCGATTGAGCGCGATAATGCTAAACGCAAAGATATTGGAAAGATGTCTGATTTTCGCGATGCTTACGGGTTCTTTTTTGACGATATTTTTGCTCAGGTTACCGAGTTTGACTTTGGAGGCGTTGCTCCGGCCGACGCAAAAGCTTTGATTGCTGATTTTTTGGCGAGTTATGATCCAGCCGATGATCAGCAGACTTGGTTCGAGAAGTTAAAAACTGTTGGATCTAAAAACGGATTCACCCCAGATACAAGAGAGTTTAGGCAGAATCCAGATAAGTTCAAAGGTTCAGTCGCCGAGGTCGCGATGGTACTGCGAGTAGCTTTGACGGGTCGTAATCGTAGCCCAAACCTACACGAGATGATGTTGGTTATGGGCAAAGATCGAGTCGTCGAACGTTTTAATCGCATATAA
- a CDS encoding DUF3048 domain-containing protein encodes MKTKSNLWANFKNWVESHKKPAIALSVGLFVLSLAIIGGCAFLLLKPGEVVAMTEQPKIEAPVYPEIFRSPLTGGKVATEELTKRQVTAIMIENSPDARPQSGLRDSGVVFEAIAEGGITRFLALYQEQRPSLIGPVRSVRPYYVDWLASFDAAVAHIGGSANALKEVRNGQYKDIDQFFNAQAYWRATDRYAPHNVYTDFDHLDELNQSKGFTSSSFTAWPRKIDSPPPAPKVTKIDVDVSSPTFDVHYDYDPASNTYLRSFGTGEPHEDREAGRIAPKVVVVMKVPSSIAFEDGYREQMATVGTGQAYFFQDGQIIEGFWNKPNQKAPISFYDKLGQSIVFNEGQIWITVTDPDKDVTWQ; translated from the coding sequence ATGAAAACCAAAAGCAATTTGTGGGCAAATTTCAAAAACTGGGTAGAATCACACAAAAAACCAGCAATAGCTCTAAGTGTGGGGCTTTTTGTTTTAAGTTTGGCAATTATCGGCGGCTGCGCATTTTTACTTTTAAAGCCCGGTGAAGTTGTTGCAATGACCGAGCAACCTAAAATCGAGGCGCCTGTTTATCCTGAGATTTTTAGATCGCCTTTAACCGGCGGCAAAGTGGCAACAGAAGAATTAACTAAGCGGCAAGTCACTGCTATTATGATCGAAAACAGTCCTGATGCGCGACCTCAATCAGGGTTGCGCGATTCTGGTGTGGTTTTTGAAGCCATTGCAGAAGGTGGAATTACACGTTTTTTGGCCTTATACCAAGAACAGCGCCCCAGTTTAATCGGCCCTGTGCGCAGCGTACGCCCATACTACGTCGATTGGCTCGCAAGTTTTGACGCCGCTGTGGCTCATATTGGCGGTAGCGCAAACGCATTAAAAGAAGTTCGTAACGGGCAGTACAAAGACATAGATCAGTTTTTTAACGCCCAAGCTTATTGGCGTGCGACAGATAGATATGCCCCACATAACGTTTACACTGATTTTGATCACCTAGATGAACTCAACCAATCTAAAGGATTTACCAGCAGTAGCTTCACCGCTTGGCCACGCAAAATAGATAGCCCTCCTCCAGCGCCAAAAGTTACAAAAATCGACGTTGACGTTTCGTCGCCAACATTCGATGTTCATTATGATTATGATCCGGCCAGCAATACGTACTTGCGTTCATTTGGAACTGGCGAGCCACACGAAGACCGGGAAGCTGGGCGCATTGCACCAAAAGTTGTTGTTGTCATGAAAGTTCCGTCCAGCATTGCATTCGAGGATGGGTACCGCGAACAAATGGCAACGGTTGGGACTGGTCAAGCTTACTTTTTTCAAGATGGCCAGATAATTGAAGGTTTCTGGAACAAGCCCAACCAAAAAGCACCTATTAGTTTTTACGACAAACTAGGTCAGTCAATCGTTTTTAATGAAGGCCAAATTTGGATAACTGTAACCGACCCAGATAAAGATGTAACATGGCAGTAA
- a CDS encoding HAMP domain-containing sensor histidine kinase, with product MAVKIHDYFKKFRQKAILIVTVLQLSLAFLAAFALSNITHADFGMTFMVLAVINLLATPLVVTVLSQPFGKLSKAVAHVSQDPVITEPPKLTKADEQTGLKALVQTVYELAVASPKKHDEQQNETAVFKEILDVLPCGVIALGSDGTVIYANQLAPVSKTPEGKLTIDLHFEQNDTLADWVSTAQANKVRDSRLWLRVADKLPGEPEQRIFDVATYYQKGDPTGLEAIIVTFDRTNVYKNDQEDMDFIALAAHELRGPITVIRGYLDVFSQELGDRLDAEQKLLLERLEVSAERLSGNVNNILNVSRFDRKQLAFSPQEEKLSEIIAGLTPDLNLRARTQRKLLKFQIPANLPTIAADRGSLGEVITNLVDNAIKYSPEGGEVLISAAQKDSEVEFTVQDHGIGIPAAIVGNLFSRFYRSHRSSQAIGGTGLGLYICKAIVEMHGGKIWVRSVEGQGSTFGVLLPTYASVADKLKTGHNADITQRPEGWIKNHAMIRR from the coding sequence ATGGCAGTAAAAATCCACGACTACTTTAAAAAATTCAGGCAAAAAGCGATTTTAATCGTAACTGTTTTGCAATTAAGCCTGGCTTTTTTAGCTGCATTTGCGCTAAGCAACATCACCCACGCTGACTTCGGCATGACATTTATGGTTTTAGCGGTGATAAATTTGCTCGCTACGCCTTTGGTCGTAACTGTTTTAAGCCAACCTTTTGGCAAACTAAGCAAAGCTGTGGCACACGTTAGTCAAGACCCTGTAATTACAGAGCCGCCCAAGCTAACAAAAGCAGATGAACAAACGGGATTAAAAGCTTTAGTTCAGACTGTTTACGAACTGGCCGTGGCGTCACCAAAAAAACATGATGAGCAACAAAATGAAACTGCGGTTTTTAAAGAAATTTTAGACGTTTTACCATGCGGTGTAATCGCGCTTGGTAGCGACGGAACCGTTATATACGCCAATCAACTCGCCCCTGTTAGTAAAACTCCAGAAGGCAAATTAACAATAGATCTGCATTTTGAGCAAAACGACACTTTAGCAGACTGGGTGTCAACTGCTCAAGCAAATAAAGTTCGCGATTCGCGACTGTGGTTGCGCGTGGCCGACAAATTGCCAGGTGAGCCCGAACAACGAATTTTCGACGTAGCAACTTATTACCAAAAAGGAGACCCGACTGGACTTGAGGCGATAATTGTGACCTTTGACCGCACAAACGTATACAAAAACGATCAAGAAGACATGGATTTTATTGCTCTGGCCGCCCACGAATTGCGCGGACCAATTACGGTAATTCGCGGCTATCTTGACGTTTTTTCGCAGGAACTTGGCGACAGGCTCGATGCTGAGCAAAAACTCTTACTTGAACGACTAGAAGTTTCGGCCGAAAGATTATCGGGCAACGTGAATAATATTCTGAACGTGTCACGCTTTGACCGAAAGCAGCTTGCGTTTAGCCCGCAGGAAGAAAAATTAAGCGAAATCATCGCAGGATTAACCCCCGACTTGAACTTGCGTGCCCGGACCCAGCGGAAATTGCTCAAGTTCCAAATCCCTGCAAATCTACCAACGATCGCAGCCGATCGCGGCAGCCTAGGCGAGGTAATAACAAACTTGGTAGACAACGCTATAAAGTACAGCCCAGAAGGTGGCGAGGTTTTGATCAGCGCCGCACAAAAAGACAGCGAAGTTGAGTTCACAGTTCAAGATCATGGTATAGGCATTCCGGCTGCAATTGTTGGTAATTTGTTCAGCCGCTTTTACAGATCACACCGAAGTAGCCAAGCGATAGGAGGTACTGGTCTTGGCTTGTACATTTGCAAGGCTATAGTCGAAATGCATGGTGGCAAAATCTGGGTACGATCAGTCGAGGGCCAGGGTAGCACTTTTGGGGTACTTTTACCAACATATGCCAGCGTTGCGGACAAATTAAAAACAGGCCATAATGCAGATATAACACAGCGCCCAGAAGGTTGGATTAAAAACCACGCGATGATCCGGAGGTAG
- a CDS encoding response regulator — MDTTIKTILCIEDDPFIGDMYARSLRKSGYDVKLVTSGQLGVDEALKNTYDLILLDILLPEKQGTEVLKVLRGDTDKVPNSRILVLTNFSQDKESRLAMESKADGYLIKADITPRKLIEIIKSMTRVV, encoded by the coding sequence ATGGATACAACAATAAAAACAATTTTATGCATCGAAGACGACCCCTTTATTGGTGACATGTACGCACGCAGCCTACGTAAAAGTGGATACGACGTAAAACTCGTTACTAGCGGTCAACTGGGTGTAGACGAGGCGTTAAAAAACACTTACGACTTAATTTTGCTAGACATCTTACTGCCCGAAAAGCAGGGGACCGAAGTGTTAAAAGTTTTGCGCGGAGACACAGACAAGGTGCCCAATTCGCGCATTTTGGTTCTAACAAACTTTAGCCAGGACAAAGAATCCAGACTTGCCATGGAGAGCAAAGCCGACGGCTACCTAATTAAAGCCGACATTACTCCGCGAAAGCTAATCGAAATAATTAAAAGCATGACAAGAGTAGTGTAA
- a CDS encoding MarR family winged helix-turn-helix transcriptional regulator produces the protein MTKESDAYSQLGYYIHQVVNLIDKKGDQLFKKNIGISLQQFSLLRLFEQGDGKLPSQQVIAEHLGINKSAVSRHIEIASKKGWIAVEVSRESRRQNALALTGEGKRLLAASKKLIETSEIQGFGDLPTADIEATLRVLKSLHQKLTEDKAS, from the coding sequence ATGACAAAAGAATCAGACGCATATAGTCAGCTCGGTTATTACATACACCAAGTTGTTAATCTTATCGACAAAAAGGGCGACCAACTTTTTAAGAAAAATATTGGCATTAGTTTGCAGCAGTTCAGCTTGCTCCGTCTCTTTGAGCAGGGCGACGGCAAACTTCCATCGCAACAGGTAATTGCCGAACATCTTGGCATTAACAAAAGCGCAGTAAGCCGCCACATTGAGATCGCTAGTAAAAAAGGCTGGATAGCCGTAGAGGTGTCAAGGGAATCGCGTAGACAAAACGCGTTAGCACTCACGGGTGAAGGCAAAAGGTTGCTTGCGGCATCGAAAAAACTTATTGAGACATCCGAAATACAGGGCTTCGGTGACCTACCGACTGCAGACATCGAAGCGACTCTACGCGTCTTGAAATCGCTACATCAAAAGCTTACAGAGGACAAAGCTTCTTAG
- a CDS encoding alpha/beta hydrolase has protein sequence MSINHKENMQNNSSQITVRSGKAKNGKVTLAYEVFGDSGEPLLLIMGIGMQMLMWHDDFCKELVSRGFQVVRMDNRDVGFSTHLTELGEPKLFDMIWRPKKAASYSLEDMATDAVAVLDQLGWRSAHIVGGSLGGMIAQQIAISYPNRVRSLTSIMSSPSAKIGRAKIRFSIKIGGLFAQPLHNETEAADRQVAVFKLLGTPEKNYPLDEAWLRRVGAESYRRAYDPAGKLRQQSAMLAAPDRTKALRNLRIPALVIHGDVDPMIRLRGGIATAKAIPDAKLVVLKGVGHGAFPRQVWEQMIENICAVAKKD, from the coding sequence ATGTCAATAAATCACAAGGAAAATATGCAAAATAATTCATCCCAGATCACCGTACGTTCAGGTAAGGCCAAAAATGGCAAGGTGACGCTTGCCTATGAAGTTTTTGGCGACTCAGGCGAACCGCTGTTGTTAATTATGGGTATCGGCATGCAAATGCTTATGTGGCATGACGACTTCTGTAAGGAGTTAGTCTCGCGCGGCTTTCAAGTAGTACGCATGGATAACCGAGACGTTGGTTTTTCAACACACCTAACAGAACTCGGCGAGCCAAAACTTTTTGATATGATCTGGAGACCAAAGAAAGCGGCAAGCTACTCGCTAGAAGATATGGCCACGGATGCAGTGGCAGTACTCGACCAGCTCGGCTGGCGATCGGCGCATATTGTCGGCGGGTCGCTAGGCGGTATGATCGCTCAGCAGATCGCAATTAGCTACCCCAACCGAGTTCGCTCACTTACTAGCATTATGTCGTCGCCGTCCGCTAAGATTGGCCGAGCTAAAATACGTTTTAGTATTAAAATAGGCGGCCTATTTGCGCAACCGTTACACAATGAAACCGAAGCCGCCGACCGCCAAGTTGCCGTCTTCAAGTTGCTTGGTACTCCTGAAAAAAACTATCCTCTGGATGAAGCTTGGCTTCGGCGAGTTGGTGCCGAAAGCTACCGCAGGGCATACGACCCAGCCGGCAAGTTACGACAGCAATCGGCCATGCTTGCGGCGCCAGATCGAACAAAAGCCTTACGCAATCTTCGAATACCTGCACTCGTTATACACGGCGACGTTGACCCAATGATACGTCTGAGGGGTGGCATCGCCACAGCCAAAGCGATACCCGACGCAAAGCTCGTAGTATTAAAAGGTGTTGGACATGGAGCATTTCCACGCCAAGTTTGGGAGCAGATGATCGAAAATATTTGCGCTGTTGCGAAAAAAGACTAA
- a CDS encoding ABC transporter ATP-binding protein yields the protein MQKNKYLISLKHVTKKYGQDSNVVTALSDVNLDFLTGSFTAIMGPSGSGKSTMLQCAAGLDQPTSGSILFDNTELTSLNEHQLTLLRRDQVGFIFQSFNLLPSLSAQQNVALPLRLAGIKPSRLETLQALQNVGLAERSDHKPGELSGGQQQRVAIARALIAKPKVIFADEPTGALDIASGRDVLQLLKHIAQNGQTIIMVTHDPNAASYADKVIFLADGKLAGELKNPKAHEVAKHLAELEIK from the coding sequence ATGCAAAAAAATAAATACTTAATAAGCTTAAAGCACGTAACCAAAAAATACGGTCAAGATTCGAATGTCGTTACGGCACTTAGCGACGTTAATTTAGATTTTTTAACAGGCAGCTTTACGGCAATAATGGGTCCGTCGGGCTCCGGCAAAAGCACAATGCTTCAGTGTGCTGCGGGGCTAGATCAACCAACGAGCGGCTCAATTTTATTTGACAATACAGAACTGACGAGCTTAAACGAGCACCAGCTAACTCTTTTGCGACGCGATCAAGTTGGATTTATCTTCCAGTCTTTTAACTTATTGCCCTCGCTTTCTGCCCAACAAAACGTCGCGCTTCCGCTGCGCTTGGCTGGTATTAAGCCTTCCCGGCTGGAGACATTGCAAGCATTGCAAAATGTCGGCCTAGCTGAGCGATCTGACCACAAACCCGGTGAACTATCGGGCGGCCAGCAGCAAAGAGTTGCAATTGCGCGCGCCTTAATTGCTAAGCCAAAGGTGATTTTTGCCGATGAGCCCACAGGCGCCCTAGACATTGCCAGTGGTCGCGACGTTTTGCAGTTACTAAAACATATCGCACAAAACGGCCAGACAATCATTATGGTTACACACGACCCCAATGCCGCATCTTATGCAGATAAAGTAATTTTTTTAGCCGATGGCAAACTTGCTGGCGAGCTTAAAAACCCCAAAGCTCATGAAGTAGCAAAACATTTGGCCGAGCTGGAGATTAAATAA
- a CDS encoding ABC transporter permease, which translates to MLAIARQTLRGRVGSFAGMCVILSLSIALLIVVFLALATTFNKSPSQPQRFANAATVIYPNPTLKILANGQEYSITPDKLFLPDAVVKKLESDGSIELDRTFAAQLKGSTNQIGHGWASAEFGPYKLVAGEAPDELREIVVQDNLAKVGDTLEVLTEVGPELYTVSGLVNKVDFESPIFFSDNQAQKISPQVSAIVSDAGVSHLQQIVGQDARVLTGADKSLADLSSEQGKKQILSVQILLGISGGFAIFLALCSIASTFAFTGISRQQEFATLRALGATPQQVRTMVIFETFLLGVVCAVAGTVVGILVAPVFSNWLVVSNITPSWFSININILPIIAAVVLGVCIAIAGAYRSSRQAGSTSPIAALQDASTNSKPISKSRIIWAWVILVCTVAALAWVAVLQPHIAAIPQIYLGLLMMPVLVIILFAPLLARPIVKIITLPIKNSQNALATLACENSLTSIRRTVSLAIPVVLLMGLFICFQSATNTIIAAQTDRNASDIKSQYIITANSSAGFSDNAILQMQSLPSVTVAPVASTTIYSLTEDGLEELDAKAIDPSQIEQNLNISISSGSLADLSKSTVIVTPDLEKNVGDQVDIWLDNGDKLTLTVAAIAQKHFAGGPEAFLDLSNIADKNPRQLLVNANSIEQIQSLAEQNGGQMLAKQQWAQQQKNQNLQAGQTGLILTLSIIGIYGAIVLFNSSLMASTERAKYVKSLRLLGATNAQIYKTISLEAVVAVVIGVVMAALAVFIGLTGQYFALSQLSNAVVVVNWQTILGMATACLALAVTGSLAPIFYIIRKRLF; encoded by the coding sequence ATGCTCGCCATCGCTCGCCAAACCTTACGCGGACGCGTAGGTTCGTTCGCAGGGATGTGTGTGATTTTGAGTCTGAGTATTGCACTTTTGATCGTAGTTTTTTTAGCCTTAGCGACAACCTTCAATAAATCGCCTTCGCAGCCACAAAGATTCGCCAATGCAGCCACGGTTATCTACCCTAATCCAACATTAAAAATTTTGGCAAACGGCCAAGAATATTCCATTACGCCAGATAAGTTATTCTTGCCGGATGCGGTCGTAAAAAAGCTTGAATCTGACGGGAGCATAGAGCTAGACCGAACTTTCGCCGCGCAACTTAAAGGCTCAACTAACCAGATAGGGCATGGATGGGCGTCAGCTGAATTTGGACCTTATAAACTTGTAGCCGGCGAGGCTCCCGACGAGTTGCGTGAGATCGTCGTGCAAGATAACCTTGCAAAAGTTGGCGACACTTTAGAGGTGTTAACAGAAGTAGGGCCGGAGCTCTACACAGTTAGCGGCTTGGTCAACAAAGTAGACTTCGAATCGCCGATATTCTTTAGCGACAATCAAGCGCAAAAAATATCGCCACAAGTCAGTGCAATAGTTTCTGATGCGGGCGTATCGCATTTGCAACAAATAGTAGGCCAAGATGCCAGAGTTTTAACAGGCGCAGACAAAAGTTTGGCAGATCTTAGTTCTGAGCAAGGCAAAAAACAAATTTTATCAGTTCAGATTTTGTTGGGAATTTCTGGCGGTTTCGCAATTTTTCTGGCACTCTGTAGTATAGCCTCGACTTTCGCCTTTACTGGAATAAGTCGCCAGCAGGAGTTCGCGACCTTACGAGCACTCGGTGCCACGCCACAACAAGTTCGCACAATGGTTATTTTTGAAACGTTCTTGCTAGGGGTAGTGTGCGCGGTAGCAGGCACAGTTGTAGGAATTTTGGTCGCGCCAGTTTTTTCAAACTGGCTAGTAGTTAGCAATATCACTCCAAGCTGGTTCTCAATAAATATTAATATTTTGCCAATTATTGCCGCGGTTGTATTAGGTGTCTGCATAGCAATTGCCGGGGCTTATAGGTCATCACGCCAAGCCGGATCAACATCGCCCATAGCAGCCTTGCAAGATGCATCTACAAATTCAAAACCAATTAGCAAATCAAGGATAATTTGGGCTTGGGTGATTTTAGTTTGCACAGTAGCGGCATTAGCTTGGGTGGCGGTTTTACAACCTCATATAGCTGCAATTCCACAAATTTACCTAGGGCTTCTTATGATGCCAGTTTTGGTGATTATTTTATTCGCGCCCTTGCTCGCTCGCCCCATCGTTAAAATTATCACTCTGCCAATAAAAAATAGCCAAAACGCGTTAGCTACGTTAGCATGCGAAAATTCATTGACATCAATTAGGCGTACGGTTTCGCTCGCAATCCCTGTAGTTTTATTGATGGGACTTTTTATTTGTTTTCAAAGTGCGACAAATACTATTATAGCCGCGCAAACAGATCGCAATGCGAGCGATATAAAATCACAGTACATAATTACTGCAAACAGCTCAGCCGGATTTTCTGACAATGCGATTTTACAAATGCAATCTTTGCCCAGCGTTACGGTGGCACCGGTAGCTTCTACTACTATTTACTCCTTAACCGAGGATGGATTAGAGGAACTTGACGCCAAGGCAATCGACCCAAGCCAAATCGAGCAAAACTTGAACATTTCGATTTCATCTGGGTCTCTAGCCGACTTAAGTAAAAGTACCGTAATCGTTACGCCCGATCTCGAAAAAAACGTTGGCGACCAAGTGGATATTTGGCTTGATAACGGCGACAAACTAACACTTACAGTTGCAGCAATTGCACAGAAGCATTTCGCAGGTGGACCAGAGGCATTTTTGGATTTATCTAATATCGCTGATAAAAATCCTCGGCAGTTACTAGTGAATGCGAACTCAATCGAACAGATTCAAAGCTTGGCCGAACAAAATGGAGGCCAAATGCTAGCGAAGCAGCAGTGGGCACAGCAACAAAAAAACCAAAACTTGCAAGCCGGGCAAACAGGGCTCATTTTAACTCTTTCGATAATTGGAATTTACGGAGCAATCGTTTTGTTTAACTCGTCTTTAATGGCGAGCACAGAACGTGCAAAATACGTAAAAAGCCTAAGATTACTCGGGGCGACCAATGCCCAAATTTACAAAACCATATCGCTTGAAGCTGTAGTTGCAGTAGTAATCGGCGTTGTAATGGCTGCACTGGCAGTTTTTATTGGACTCACAGGCCAGTATTTTGCCCTTAGTCAGTTAAGCAATGCGGTGGTTGTAGTGAACTGGCAAACCATTTTGGGCATGGCGACAGCCTGTTTAGCTTTGGCTGTCACAGGTTCACTCGCACCAATATTTTACATAATTCGCAAACGACTTTTTTAA
- a CDS encoding helix-turn-helix domain-containing protein, with translation MKKRTTSGCPVALSLDMLGDKWSLVILRDIVLGGKSHFRELLGSPEKISTNILSSRLDSLVKDGFLTRHDDPANKSAAIYKPTQKSIDLLPMLFEFMNWGVKYTDADVTLPGVKVVLEQPEAVKAGVLARYADVLA, from the coding sequence ATGAAAAAGCGAACAACCAGCGGCTGCCCAGTTGCGTTATCGTTAGACATGCTTGGTGACAAGTGGAGTTTAGTAATCTTGCGCGACATCGTGCTTGGTGGTAAAAGCCACTTTCGCGAACTTTTAGGATCGCCCGAAAAGATTTCGACCAATATTTTAAGCTCTCGCCTGGATTCACTAGTCAAAGATGGTTTTTTAACTAGGCACGATGATCCGGCCAATAAGAGCGCTGCAATTTATAAACCGACCCAAAAATCCATCGATCTATTGCCAATGCTCTTTGAATTTATGAACTGGGGAGTTAAATACACCGATGCCGATGTTACGCTCCCGGGTGTGAAAGTGGTATTAGAGCAGCCCGAAGCCGTCAAAGCTGGGGTTTTGGCGCGATACGCAGACGTTTTAGCTTAG
- a CDS encoding SRPBCC domain-containing protein — translation MNDQNFTLTINVNKPASEVYKAITNVRDWWSQEVEGDTDKQGAVFYYHYKDLHNCVLKVADLQPSKKVVWHVLYNHFSFVKDEKEWTGDEIVFEINEKGDKTEVKFTHFGLTPKYECYGACSEGWGNYILGSLKDLIETGKGEPNVGEAQTKSEAKHEK, via the coding sequence ATGAATGATCAAAACTTTACACTAACAATCAATGTAAACAAGCCTGCAAGCGAAGTTTACAAAGCAATTACTAATGTTCGTGACTGGTGGTCTCAAGAGGTAGAAGGCGATACTGACAAACAAGGCGCTGTTTTTTACTACCACTACAAAGACCTACATAACTGCGTACTTAAGGTGGCAGATTTACAGCCAAGCAAAAAAGTAGTTTGGCACGTACTTTACAACCACTTTAGTTTTGTAAAAGACGAAAAAGAGTGGACGGGCGACGAAATTGTTTTCGAAATTAACGAAAAAGGTGACAAAACAGAAGTTAAATTTACCCACTTTGGCTTGACACCAAAATACGAATGCTACGGTGCCTGTTCTGAAGGTTGGGGAAACTACATCCTTGGTAGTCTAAAAGACTTGATCGAAACTGGTAAGGGTGAGCCCAACGTTGGCGAAGCGCAAACTAAATCAGAGGCGAAGCACGAAAAATAA
- a CDS encoding SRPBCC domain-containing protein has product MQDFKTSFTVDKTPEEVFEAITQPRKWWANTIEGDTDKLGGEFTFKMLPHHISSHKITVFEPGKKVVWHTTDSQINFVSDKEEWRGTDIVFEITPKGDKTELSFEHIGLTPKLACFNDCKGAWSFYISTSLRELIETGKGQPTIN; this is encoded by the coding sequence ATGCAAGATTTTAAAACATCATTTACAGTCGATAAAACTCCTGAAGAAGTTTTTGAAGCGATCACTCAACCGCGCAAGTGGTGGGCTAATACAATCGAAGGCGATACCGACAAGCTAGGTGGCGAGTTTACATTTAAAATGCTGCCGCATCATATTAGCAGCCACAAAATTACGGTTTTCGAACCTGGCAAAAAAGTAGTTTGGCACACAACCGACAGCCAAATTAACTTTGTGTCTGACAAGGAAGAGTGGAGGGGAACGGATATCGTTTTCGAAATTACTCCTAAAGGCGACAAAACTGAACTAAGTTTTGAGCATATCGGCCTTACGCCAAAATTAGCCTGCTTTAACGACTGCAAAGGCGCATGGAGCTTTTACATTAGCACCAGCCTGCGTGAGTTGATTGAAACCGGCAAAGGTCAGCCAACAATAAACTAA